Proteins encoded within one genomic window of Cucumis sativus cultivar 9930 chromosome 3, Cucumber_9930_V3, whole genome shotgun sequence:
- the LOC101204744 gene encoding pentatricopeptide repeat-containing protein At2g15820, chloroplastic: MVFSMSIPTSAFSTVTRLRSLTLSLSPYHHYFHCPNHIIPTLFLPAYSVKVRRQLPRIRAFASGSFVKQLVYDHDSPSESEEHLSSSFSNGGDGFHFENGFASVDLKHLGTPVLEVKELDELPEQWRRSKVAWLCKELPAQKPGTVIRLLNAQKKWMGQDDATYLIVHCLRIRENETAFRVYKWMMQQHWYRFDYALSTKLADYMGKERKFSKCREVFDDIINQGCVPSESTFHILIVAYLSAPVQGCIEEASTIYNRMIQLGGYQPRLSLHSSLFRALVSKPGDLSKHHLKQAEFIYHNLVTSGLELHKDMYGGLIWLHSYQDTIDRERIVSLRKEMQQAGIKEEREVLLSILRASSKMGDVMEAEKLWQELKYLDGNMPSQAFVYKMEVYAKMGKPMKALEIFREMEQLNSTNAAAYQTIIGILCKFQVIELAESIMAGFIESNLKPLTPAYVDLMNMFFNLNLDDKLELTFSQCLEKCKPNRTIYSIYLDSLVKVGNLDRAEEIFSQMETNGEIGINARSCNIILRGYLLCGNYMKAEKIYDLMCQKRYDIDPPLMEKLEYILSLSRKEVKKPMSLKLSKEQREILVGLLLGGLEIESDDERKNHRIQFEFHRNCKTHSVLRRHIYEQYHKWLHSASKLTDGDVDIPYKFCTVSHSYFGFYADQFWPRGRRAIPNLIHRWLSPRVLAYWYMYGGCRTSSGDILLKLKGSHEGVEKIVKSLREKSIHCKVKRKGNMYWIGLLGSNATWFWKLIEPFILDYLKESTQADSLNLVGVLNGSENINFDSESDSVEETSN; this comes from the exons ATGGTTTTCTCCATGTCCATTCCTACCTCTGCATTTTCCACTGTGACCCGTCTTCGTTCTCTCACTCTTTCCCTCTCTCCATACCATCACTACTTTCACTGTCCCAATCATATAATTCCTACTCTCTTTCTTCCTGCATATTCTGTTAAAGTACGACGACAACTTCCCCGAATTCGTGCCTTTGCTTCCGGTTCTTTTGTTAAACAGCTGGTGTACGACCATGATTCCCCGTCCGAATCTGAGGAGCACTTATCATCTTCATTCAGTAATGGGGGTGatggttttcattttgaaaatggttttGCATCGGTGGATTTGAAACATTTGGGAACGCCTGTGCTCGAAGTCAAGGAGCTGGATGAGTTGCCAGAGCAATGGCGAAGATCTAAAGTGGCTTGGCTTTGTAAGGAATTGCCAGCACAAAAGCCGGGAACAGTGATACGACTGCTTAATGCACAGAAAAAATGGATGGGGCAGGATGATGCGACCTATCTCATCGTGCATTGTTTGCGTATTCGTGAAAACGAGACAGCATTTAGG GTGTACAAGTGGATGATGCAACAACATTGGTATCGATTTGATTATGCTTTATCTACTAAGCTTGCTGATTACATGGGCAAGGAACGGAAGTTCTCAAAGTGTCGAGAAGTATttgatgatataattaatcaGGGATGTGTGCCAAGTGAATCCACATTTCATATATTGATTGTTGCGTACCTTAGTGCCCCTGTTCAAGGATGCATAGAGGAAGCAAGTACCATTTACAATCGTATGATCCAATTAGGAGGTTACCAACCACGTCTTAGCTTGCACAGTTCTCTCTTTAGAGCTCTTGTGAGCAAACCAGGAGATTTGTCAAAGCATCATCTTAAACAGGCTGAGTTTATATATCACAATTTGGTAACAAGTGGACTTGAGCTACATAAAGATATGTATGGTGGTCTAATTTGGCTACATAGTTATCAGGATACTATTGACAGAGAAAGGATAGTGTCACTAAGGAAAGAAATGCAACAAGCAGGAATCAAGGAGGAAAGAGAAGTCCTTTTGTCTATCTTGAGAGCAAGCTCAAAAATGGGGGATGTAATGGAAGCAGAAAAACTGTGGCAAGAACTTAAGTATTTAGATGGTAACATGCCATCTCAGgcttttgtttataaaatggAAGTCTATGCAAAGATGGGTAAACCAATGAAAGCTTTGGAGATATTTAGGGAGATGGAGCAGCTGAACTCTACTAATGCTGCGGCATATCAGACAATTATTGgtattttatgtaaatttcAAGTGATTGAACTTGCAGAATCAATCATGGCAGGCTTCATAGAGAGTAATTTAAAACCCCTCACGCCAGCATATGTTGATTTgatgaatatgtttttcaatttaaacttaGATGATAAGTTAGAGTTAACCTTCTCTCAGTGCCTTGAGAAGTGTAAACCCAATCGTACCATCTATAGCATATATTTGGATTCTTTGGTAAAAGTTGGTAATCTTGACAGAGCTGAAGAAATATTTAGTCAGATGGAAACAAACGGAGAAATTGGTATAAATGCTCGTTCATGCAACATTATTTTACGTGGGTATCTTTTATGTGGAAATTATATGAAGGctgaaaaaatatatgatttaatgTGTCAGAAAAGGTATGACATTGATCCTCCTTTAATGGAGAAACTTGAATATATCCTAAGCTTGAGTAGAAAGGAGGTTAAGAAGCCAATGAGCTTGAAGTTGAGTAAAGAACAGAGGGAGATTTTAGTAGGGTTATTGTTAGGTGGCCTGGAGATAGAGTCTGATGATGAGAGGAAAAATCACAGAATCCAATTCGAATTCCACAGAAACTGTAAAACTCACTCTGTTTTGAGGAGACACATATATGAGCAATATCACAAGTGGTTGCATTCTGCTTCAAAGTTGACCGATGGTGATGTAGATATACCATATAAATTCTGCACTGTTTCACATTCATATTTTGGTTTCTATGCAGATCAGTTTTGGCCACGAGGTCGTCGTGCAATCCCTAATCTTATTCACCGGTGGCTGTCACCTCGTGTTCTTGCATACTGGTATATGTATGGAGGCTGCAGGACATCATCAGGGGATATTTTACTGAAACTAAAGGGAAGTCATGAGGGTGTTGAGAAGATTGTTAAATCTCTGAGAGAGAAGTCCATTCATTGCAAAGTGAAAAGGAAGGGCAACATGTATTGGATAGGTTTACTTGGAAGCAATGCCACATGGTTCTGGAAACTAATTGAGCCCTTCATTCTGGATTACTTGAAAGAAAGTACACAGGCAGACAGTCTTAACTTGGTGGGGGTTTTAAATGGAAGTGAAAACATCAACTTTGATAGTGAATCTGATTCCGTTGAGGAGacttcaaattaa